One bacterium DNA window includes the following coding sequences:
- a CDS encoding DUF4331 domain-containing protein, giving the protein MRGARRLRAVLCGVVAVALVSVVLGPPPPTLRASSHRDAPLITEDPTADNTDVYAWVDPSRPDFVTVVSNWIPFEEPTEGPNFYRFSDQVLYKISIVVNRNGHLRRALDYEFRFHTKIVNGNTFQYNTGLIGLPGLNPSSPYPNLNIRQSYTMTEIRHERGDDADRTVLFRNARTAPINVGPNSTGACSQVVVMLHGVPHAVESCPYYVGLANAAILTIAGRSGARVFAGPRSEQFFVDLAASFDRLGGLSNEVRNPGVNSTKGFNVHSIALEIPTKLLDRLGANGKIGVWSSSSRMRVPVLDTDEVSGDDSRWVQVSRLGFPLDNEVLQPLRAKDQFNATTPFQDENLFANFIVNPGNTQGSQSLVNLLSGITGCTDLNNRADLQAIILTGIPTGVLPGLDNFTGPERADLLRLNYRIPPTQGIDPNNPGNNRLGILVGDNAGFTNGRRPFDDTVDIALKAVGGAAQALVGLTPCAAAANLTDNVAGPDTPFLTVFPYLGTPLSGFGKH; this is encoded by the coding sequence ATGCGGGGGGCCAGACGTCTTCGTGCAGTGCTGTGTGGAGTGGTGGCGGTCGCGCTTGTCTCGGTCGTACTGGGGCCCCCACCGCCCACCTTGAGAGCTTCGAGCCACCGGGACGCGCCGCTGATCACGGAGGACCCAACGGCCGATAATACCGACGTCTACGCGTGGGTCGATCCCAGCCGCCCAGATTTTGTCACGGTCGTCTCCAACTGGATTCCGTTTGAGGAACCGACAGAGGGGCCCAACTTCTACCGGTTCTCGGACCAGGTTCTGTACAAGATCTCGATTGTGGTCAACCGCAATGGGCACCTGCGGAGGGCGCTGGACTACGAGTTTCGGTTCCACACCAAGATCGTCAACGGGAACACGTTTCAGTACAACACGGGGCTGATCGGGCTGCCGGGGTTGAACCCGTCCTCGCCGTACCCGAACCTCAACATCCGCCAGAGCTACACCATGACGGAAATCCGGCACGAGCGGGGCGACGACGCCGATCGCACCGTCCTCTTCCGCAACGCGCGCACGGCGCCGATCAACGTGGGCCCCAACTCCACCGGAGCGTGCAGTCAGGTCGTTGTGATGCTTCACGGCGTTCCCCATGCGGTGGAGAGCTGTCCCTATTACGTCGGCCTGGCCAACGCCGCCATCCTCACGATCGCCGGCCGAAGTGGGGCGCGGGTCTTCGCCGGTCCCCGTTCCGAGCAGTTCTTCGTCGACCTGGCGGCGTCGTTCGACCGCCTGGGGGGATTGTCGAATGAGGTCCGCAACCCTGGGGTCAACTCCACGAAGGGCTTCAACGTCCACAGCATCGCCCTGGAGATCCCGACCAAACTTCTCGATCGGCTGGGCGCCAATGGGAAGATTGGCGTGTGGTCGTCGTCGAGCCGGATGAGGGTCCCCGTCCTCGACACCGACGAAGTCAGCGGGGACGACAGCCGCTGGGTCCAGGTGTCCAGGCTTGGCTTTCCGCTCGACAACGAGGTCCTGCAGCCCCTCCGGGCTAAGGACCAGTTCAATGCCACAACGCCGTTTCAGGATGAAAACCTGTTCGCCAACTTTATCGTGAATCCGGGAAACACCCAGGGGTCGCAGTCGCTGGTCAACCTCCTCAGCGGGATTACCGGCTGCACGGATTTGAACAACCGTGCCGATCTGCAGGCCATCATCCTGACGGGCATCCCGACGGGAGTGCTGCCGGGCCTGGACAACTTCACCGGCCCTGAACGCGCCGACCTCCTGCGGCTCAACTATCGGATCCCTCCCACGCAGGGCATCGACCCCAACAATCCCGGCAACAACCGGCTGGGGATCCTCGTAGGGGACAACGCGGGGTTCACGAACGGCCGCCGTCCCTTCGACGACACGGTGGACATCGCGCTCAAGGCTGTCGGTGGTGCCGCCCAGGCCCTGGTGGGCCTGACCCCGTGCGCGGCCGCCGCGAATCTCACCGACAACGTCGCCGGCCCCGACACGCCGTTCTTGACCGTGTTTCCCTATCTCGGCACCCCGCTCTCGGGGTTTGGCAAGCATTGA